The following are encoded in a window of Streptomyces sp. SAT1 genomic DNA:
- a CDS encoding ABC transporter ATP-binding protein, with protein sequence MTAPTTSVPAAGGPGDPGDLPQADGTGGTGGPGPGDSFDKDVLPAPPGATGALLRSLLAPMRARVAVTTLVLLLQQAAVQAGPLLVAYAIDTAVPAFRAHDHGPLMAVAAGYLLCALASGGLQWVFIVAAARVNQDVLLDLRGRIFRHAQALSVDFHERYTSGRLISRSTTDVESLRELLDEGLQELITVVLSFVSIAALLLWLDLGLGAVAVASFVPLYLLVRLYQRRAGRVYRERSTAIAAVIVKFVETMNGIRPVRAFRREAANDAAFAGLNRRHERANGDALLEMARYVVGSRLVANTAVALIVLWGAWRVADGSLALGVLAAAVLYLRRLYDPIDRLGMFLNSYQSAAASLEKIAGLLAQTPSVPEPSAPRRLPPPRSALPGREVVFDGVSFAYRTGGEVLPRFDLTLPAGQTVAVVGSTGAGKSTLAKLLARFYDPTEGRVLLDGTDLRELAVPELRRGVVMVTQEAFLFSGTVAENIALGRPEASREEVERAAKAIGAHDFISALPDGYDTDVRKRGGRISAGQRQLVSFARALLADPAVLILDEATSSLDVPGEQAVQRAMATVLRGRTAVVIAHRLSTVEIADRVLVMEHGRIVEDGPPSALVAGTGRFARLHRAWRDSLA encoded by the coding sequence ATGACAGCCCCGACGACGTCCGTCCCGGCCGCCGGGGGCCCCGGGGACCCCGGGGACCTGCCGCAGGCCGACGGCACCGGCGGCACCGGCGGCCCCGGCCCCGGCGACTCCTTCGACAAGGACGTGCTGCCCGCTCCCCCGGGTGCCACCGGCGCCCTGCTGCGCTCGCTGCTGGCGCCCATGAGGGCCCGGGTGGCCGTCACCACACTGGTGCTGCTGCTCCAGCAGGCGGCCGTGCAGGCGGGCCCGCTGCTGGTGGCGTACGCCATCGACACGGCCGTACCGGCGTTCCGCGCCCACGACCACGGGCCGCTCATGGCGGTGGCCGCGGGCTATCTGCTGTGCGCGCTCGCCTCGGGCGGCCTCCAGTGGGTGTTCATCGTGGCCGCCGCCCGGGTCAACCAGGACGTGCTGCTGGACCTGCGCGGCCGTATCTTCCGGCACGCGCAGGCGCTCAGCGTGGACTTCCACGAGCGCTACACCTCCGGGCGGCTCATCTCCCGGTCCACCACGGACGTGGAGTCGCTGCGCGAACTGCTCGACGAGGGCCTCCAGGAGCTGATCACGGTCGTCCTGTCCTTCGTGTCCATCGCGGCGCTGCTGCTCTGGCTCGACCTCGGGCTCGGCGCGGTCGCGGTGGCCTCGTTCGTGCCGCTGTACCTGCTGGTGCGGCTCTACCAGCGGCGCGCCGGCCGGGTGTACCGGGAACGGTCCACGGCGATCGCGGCGGTCATCGTGAAGTTCGTGGAGACGATGAACGGCATCCGGCCGGTGCGGGCGTTCCGCCGGGAGGCGGCCAACGACGCCGCGTTCGCCGGTCTCAACCGGCGCCACGAACGGGCCAACGGCGACGCTCTCCTGGAGATGGCCCGCTATGTCGTCGGCTCCCGCCTGGTGGCGAACACCGCGGTCGCGCTGATCGTGCTGTGGGGTGCCTGGCGGGTGGCGGACGGCTCGCTGGCGCTGGGGGTGCTCGCGGCGGCCGTGCTGTACCTGCGGCGGCTGTACGACCCGATCGACCGCCTGGGCATGTTCCTCAACTCCTACCAGTCGGCGGCGGCCTCCCTGGAGAAGATCGCGGGTCTGCTCGCGCAGACCCCGTCGGTGCCGGAGCCGTCCGCGCCCCGGCGGCTGCCGCCCCCGAGGTCGGCGCTGCCGGGCCGCGAGGTGGTCTTCGACGGGGTCAGCTTCGCCTACCGCACCGGCGGCGAGGTGCTGCCCCGCTTCGACCTGACGCTCCCGGCCGGGCAGACCGTCGCCGTGGTCGGCTCCACGGGCGCGGGCAAGTCGACCCTGGCCAAGCTGCTGGCCCGCTTCTACGACCCGACCGAGGGCCGGGTGCTGCTGGACGGGACGGACCTGCGCGAGCTGGCCGTGCCCGAACTGCGGCGCGGGGTGGTGATGGTGACGCAGGAGGCGTTCCTGTTCTCCGGGACGGTCGCCGAGAACATCGCCCTGGGCCGCCCCGAGGCGAGCCGCGAGGAGGTCGAGCGGGCCGCGAAGGCGATCGGCGCCCACGACTTCATCAGCGCCCTGCCCGACGGCTACGACACGGACGTACGCAAGCGCGGCGGCCGCATCTCCGCCGGGCAGCGCCAACTGGTGTCCTTCGCACGGGCGTTGCTGGCCGATCCGGCGGTGCTGATCCTGGACGAGGCGACCAGTTCGCTGGACGTGCCCGGCGAGCAGGCCGTGCAGCGCGCGATGGCCACGGTCCTGCGCGGCCGTACCGCCGTGGTGATCGCCCACCGGCTGTCCACGGTGGAGATCGCCGACCGGGTCCTGGTGATGGAGCACGGCCGGATCGTGGAGGACGGCCCGCCGTCCGCGCTCGTCGCGGGCACCGGCCGGTTCGCCCGCCTGCACCGGGCCTGGCGGGACAGCCTGGCCTGA
- a CDS encoding ABC transporter ATP-binding protein, with the protein MTTTPAPAEVSSDRPADPSDPSGPAGPTGPAGPSGLPGPGERSAVRTLLRLWPFVRPVRARLSVAAGVAIVASCVGLVIPLVLKWLVDGPVADGDRGGVWLGALYLLLLGVAEALLFGLRRWLVARPLSRVEARMRAALYERLQRLPIAFHDRWASGQLLSRGTTDLMLLRQFLAFPLTFLLVNGVTILVGVVIMLLQEWSLGLVMLAPAVPLVVLSALFERRYARVARRAQDQVGDLTTVVEESVLGIRVIKGFGRHRSQARAFRELSATLRGTELSKARLLATIWAVIMTLPEVAIGATLVVGAVQVSDGSLSAGTLVAFLSTALALRWPVESIGFLLAMSQEAATATERYFEVLDERPESAGPALTPADGTADDTADNGTRAGGLRFEDVRFRYPDAPPGSPPLLDRVDLHIRPGESMALVGATGSGKTTLTALVPRLHEVTSGRITLDGTDIRALDRETLRTLVSVAFEEPTLFSASVAENVLMGAEGGTDAPGGDELDRALAVAQADFVHALPQGTATQVGEQGLSLSGGQRQRLALARAVVGRPRFLILDDPLSALDVHTEAAVEAALRQVLTGTTALIVAHRPSTVLLADRVALLSGGRIKAVGTHQELLRTDAEYAHLMAGGRPPASPGEPSGHDTANQHTDQHTARHTNQHTAQEDDER; encoded by the coding sequence ATGACCACGACACCCGCCCCCGCAGAGGTCAGCTCCGACCGTCCCGCCGATCCGTCCGATCCCTCCGGTCCCGCCGGACCCACCGGACCCGCTGGTCCTTCCGGGCTCCCGGGGCCCGGGGAGCGGTCCGCCGTCCGTACGCTGCTGCGGCTGTGGCCGTTCGTGCGCCCGGTGCGCGCCCGGCTGTCCGTCGCCGCGGGCGTCGCGATCGTCGCCTCCTGTGTGGGGCTGGTGATCCCGCTCGTGCTGAAGTGGCTGGTGGACGGGCCGGTCGCCGACGGGGACCGGGGCGGGGTGTGGCTCGGGGCGCTCTACCTGCTGCTGCTCGGCGTGGCCGAGGCGCTGCTGTTCGGGCTGCGGCGGTGGCTGGTGGCGCGCCCGCTGTCGCGGGTCGAGGCGCGGATGCGGGCCGCTCTCTACGAGCGGCTCCAGCGGTTGCCGATCGCCTTCCACGACCGGTGGGCGTCGGGCCAGTTGCTCTCCCGGGGCACGACCGACCTGATGCTGCTGCGCCAGTTCCTCGCCTTCCCTCTGACGTTCCTGCTCGTCAACGGCGTGACGATCCTGGTGGGCGTGGTCATCATGCTGCTCCAGGAGTGGTCGCTGGGCCTGGTGATGCTGGCCCCGGCCGTGCCGCTGGTCGTGTTGAGCGCGCTCTTCGAGAGGCGGTACGCGCGGGTGGCGCGGCGGGCGCAGGACCAGGTCGGTGACCTGACGACGGTGGTCGAGGAGAGCGTGCTCGGCATCCGCGTCATCAAGGGGTTCGGCCGGCACCGCAGCCAGGCGCGCGCGTTCCGCGAGCTGTCGGCCACCCTGCGCGGCACCGAGCTGAGCAAGGCGCGGCTGCTGGCGACGATCTGGGCCGTCATCATGACCCTGCCCGAGGTGGCCATCGGCGCCACGCTGGTGGTGGGCGCCGTGCAGGTCTCGGACGGCTCGCTGTCGGCGGGCACCCTGGTCGCCTTCCTGTCCACGGCCCTCGCGCTGCGCTGGCCGGTGGAGTCGATCGGCTTCCTGCTCGCGATGAGCCAGGAAGCGGCGACCGCCACGGAACGCTACTTCGAGGTGCTGGACGAGCGGCCGGAGTCCGCCGGGCCCGCCCTGACGCCCGCGGACGGCACCGCGGACGACACCGCCGACAACGGCACGCGCGCAGGCGGCCTGCGCTTCGAGGACGTCCGCTTCCGCTACCCGGACGCGCCGCCCGGCTCCCCGCCGCTGCTGGACCGCGTCGACCTGCACATCCGCCCCGGTGAGTCGATGGCCCTGGTCGGTGCGACCGGAAGCGGCAAGACCACGCTGACCGCGCTCGTCCCCCGGCTGCACGAGGTGACCTCCGGCCGGATCACCCTGGACGGCACGGACATCCGCGCGCTGGACCGGGAGACGCTGCGCACCCTCGTCTCCGTCGCCTTCGAGGAACCCACGCTCTTCTCCGCGAGCGTCGCGGAGAACGTCCTCATGGGCGCCGAGGGCGGCACGGACGCGCCGGGCGGCGACGAGCTGGACCGCGCCCTGGCCGTGGCGCAGGCCGACTTCGTGCACGCGCTGCCGCAGGGCACCGCCACCCAGGTCGGCGAGCAGGGCCTGAGCCTGTCCGGCGGCCAGCGCCAGCGCCTCGCGCTGGCACGGGCGGTCGTGGGCCGGCCGCGCTTCCTGATCCTGGACGACCCGCTGTCCGCGCTCGACGTGCACACCGAGGCCGCCGTGGAGGCGGCGCTGCGCCAGGTGCTCACCGGCACCACCGCCCTGATCGTGGCGCACCGCCCCTCCACGGTGCTGCTGGCCGACCGTGTCGCCCTGCTGTCCGGCGGCCGGATCAAGGCCGTGGGCACCCATCAGGAACTGCTGCGCACCGACGCCGAGTACGCGCATCTGATGGCGGGCGGACGGCCCCCCGCCTCCCCCGGCGAACCGAGCGGACACGACACCGCGAACCAGCACACGGATCAGCACACGGCCCGGCACACGAATCAGCACACGGCCCAGGAGGACGACGAGCGATGA
- a CDS encoding ABC transporter ATP-binding protein — protein MSIIEVSELRKSYGGRAVVDGVSFAVEEGEIFGVLGPNGAGKTTTVECVEGLRVPDSGRVRVTGLDPVAEREQVARVLGAQLQQSELQAKLTVREALELYASFYPHPADWRPLAERLGLAPKLTTRFAKLSGGQKQRLFIALALIGNPRVVVLDELTTGLDPRARRDTWQLIEDVRASGVTVLLVTHFMEEAQRLCDRIAVIDQGRVAALDTPQGLIRRSAGATVISFTPSAPVDEGDLNALPELASVAFKDGRITLSGTDATVNAVITLLARHHITAHQLRVSDATLDDAFLDLTEAAA, from the coding sequence ATGTCCATCATCGAAGTCAGCGAACTGCGCAAGTCCTACGGCGGCCGGGCCGTCGTCGACGGCGTCTCCTTCGCCGTCGAGGAGGGTGAGATCTTCGGCGTCCTCGGTCCCAACGGCGCCGGAAAGACCACCACCGTCGAGTGCGTCGAGGGGCTGCGTGTCCCCGACTCCGGCCGGGTCCGGGTCACCGGCCTCGACCCGGTCGCCGAACGCGAGCAGGTCGCCCGGGTGCTGGGCGCCCAGCTCCAGCAGAGCGAGCTCCAGGCCAAGCTGACCGTCCGTGAGGCGCTGGAGCTGTACGCCTCCTTCTATCCGCACCCCGCCGACTGGCGCCCGCTCGCCGAGCGGCTGGGGCTCGCCCCGAAGCTCACCACCCGCTTCGCCAAGCTGTCCGGCGGCCAGAAGCAGCGGCTGTTCATCGCGCTGGCCCTCATCGGCAACCCCCGGGTCGTCGTCCTGGACGAGCTGACCACCGGGCTCGACCCGCGCGCCCGGCGCGACACCTGGCAGCTCATCGAGGACGTCCGGGCGAGCGGTGTCACCGTGCTGCTGGTCACGCACTTCATGGAGGAGGCGCAGCGGCTGTGCGACCGGATCGCCGTGATCGACCAGGGCCGGGTCGCCGCCCTGGACACCCCGCAGGGGCTGATCCGGCGCTCGGCCGGCGCCACCGTCATCAGCTTCACCCCGTCCGCGCCGGTGGACGAGGGTGACCTGAACGCGCTGCCCGAACTGGCCTCGGTGGCGTTCAAGGACGGACGGATCACGCTGTCCGGCACCGACGCCACCGTGAACGCCGTCATCACGCTGCTCGCCCGCCACCACATCACCGCCCACCAGCTCCGCGTCAGCGACGCCACGCTCGACGACGCGTTCCTCGACCTGACGGAGGCCGCCGCATGA
- a CDS encoding ABC transporter permease translates to MSSAAFDPAVLRTEARLFRREPGAIFWILLFPTLLLGILGSIPSFREHDDSLGGLRLVDTYVPVAVLLGLILGGLQAMPQVLTGYRERGILRRMSATPVRPVVLLTAHMVVFAGAALCSAVLALLVGRIAFGVRLPEQPFGYALALLLAVAVALALGSVISALSRTTKIAGAVGSAVLFPMMFCAGLWVPVRAMPHVLARSVGYTPFGAAAQALDQAAAGHWPGWTHLAVLVGWTVLLTAGAARWFRWE, encoded by the coding sequence ATGAGTTCCGCCGCTTTCGACCCCGCCGTGCTGCGCACCGAGGCGCGGCTGTTCCGCCGGGAGCCCGGCGCGATCTTCTGGATCCTGCTGTTCCCCACCCTGCTGCTGGGCATCCTCGGCTCCATCCCGTCCTTCCGGGAGCACGACGACTCGCTCGGCGGGCTGCGGCTCGTCGACACCTACGTACCGGTGGCGGTGCTGCTCGGGCTGATCCTCGGCGGGCTCCAGGCCATGCCCCAGGTCCTCACCGGCTACCGCGAGCGCGGCATCCTGCGCCGGATGTCGGCCACCCCGGTCCGGCCCGTGGTGCTGCTCACCGCGCACATGGTGGTCTTCGCTGGCGCGGCCCTGTGCTCGGCGGTGCTCGCCCTGCTCGTGGGCCGGATCGCCTTCGGCGTCCGCCTGCCCGAGCAGCCCTTCGGCTACGCGCTCGCCCTGCTGCTGGCCGTCGCGGTCGCCCTCGCGCTCGGCTCGGTGATCTCCGCGCTGTCGCGCACCACGAAGATCGCCGGTGCGGTCGGCAGCGCGGTGCTCTTCCCGATGATGTTCTGCGCGGGACTGTGGGTGCCGGTGCGGGCCATGCCCCACGTGCTCGCCCGCTCCGTCGGCTACACCCCCTTCGGCGCGGCGGCCCAGGCCCTGGACCAGGCCGCCGCCGGGCACTGGCCGGGCTGGACGCACCTGGCCGTGCTCGTCGGCTGGACGGTGCTGCTCACCGCCGGTGCCGCCCGCTGGTTCCGCTGGGAATGA
- a CDS encoding sensor histidine kinase: MTSAEWKQPRATFDGWGPYALLGVAVLTSAGAAAGIGMSRTEICLALVLTGVALALQVGWRRWSRTRPEPGRVSACLYFVRWALGFVLTWLNPFFAFYAVAGYYTAARQLPPRLVLPGLCLTAVTMAGSEIGGMPPHGTVLWLGFFVVLGANIALVAVFTRFAEQEEARSRAQASTIAELERTNAALQQALDENAALHAQLLVQAREAGVADERRRLAAEIHDTLAQGLTGIIAQLRVVTNTTDRAAARAHVERAMELARHSLGEARRSVHNLAPVALADAGLPEALRDTVAEWGERTGCRADFTLTGTSEQVHDEVSATLLRIAQESLSNAARHARATRVGVTLSYMGDEISLDVRDDGRGFDPLAVPARTRAGGFGLDGMRARAERIAGSLTIESEPGHGTAVSARVPLVGDDR; this comes from the coding sequence ATGACGAGTGCCGAGTGGAAGCAGCCGCGCGCGACCTTCGACGGCTGGGGGCCGTACGCGCTGCTCGGCGTGGCCGTGCTGACCTCGGCGGGCGCGGCGGCCGGGATCGGCATGAGCCGGACGGAGATCTGCCTGGCCCTCGTCCTGACCGGTGTCGCGCTGGCCCTCCAGGTGGGCTGGCGGCGCTGGTCGCGGACCCGGCCGGAGCCGGGGCGGGTCAGCGCCTGCCTGTACTTCGTGCGCTGGGCGCTCGGCTTCGTCCTGACCTGGCTCAACCCGTTCTTCGCCTTCTACGCCGTGGCCGGCTACTACACCGCCGCCCGGCAACTGCCGCCCAGACTGGTGCTGCCCGGCCTGTGCCTGACCGCCGTCACCATGGCCGGCAGCGAGATCGGGGGCATGCCGCCGCACGGCACGGTCCTGTGGCTGGGTTTCTTCGTCGTGCTCGGCGCGAACATCGCCCTGGTCGCGGTCTTCACCCGGTTCGCCGAGCAGGAGGAGGCCCGGAGCCGGGCCCAGGCGTCCACCATCGCCGAGCTGGAACGCACCAACGCCGCCCTCCAGCAGGCCCTCGACGAGAACGCCGCGCTGCACGCCCAGCTCCTCGTGCAGGCCCGCGAGGCGGGCGTCGCCGACGAACGCCGCCGGCTGGCCGCCGAGATCCACGACACCCTCGCCCAGGGCCTGACCGGCATCATCGCCCAGCTGCGGGTGGTGACGAACACCACCGACCGGGCCGCCGCCCGCGCGCACGTGGAGCGCGCCATGGAGCTGGCCCGGCACAGCCTGGGCGAGGCCCGCCGCTCGGTGCACAACCTCGCCCCGGTCGCCCTCGCCGACGCCGGACTGCCCGAGGCGCTGCGCGACACCGTCGCCGAGTGGGGCGAACGCACCGGCTGCCGGGCCGACTTCACCCTGACCGGCACCAGCGAGCAGGTGCACGACGAGGTCTCGGCGACGCTGCTGCGCATCGCCCAGGAGTCCCTGTCCAACGCGGCCCGGCACGCCCGCGCCACCCGGGTCGGCGTCACCCTGTCCTACATGGGCGACGAGATCTCCCTCGACGTACGCGACGACGGCCGCGGCTTCGACCCGCTCGCCGTGCCCGCCCGCACCCGGGCCGGCGGTTTCGGCCTGGACGGCATGCGGGCCCGCGCCGAACGCATCGCGGGCTCCCTCACCATCGAGTCGGAACCGGGCCACGGCACGGCCGTCTCGGCTCGCGTACCGTTGGTGGGCGATGACCGATGA